In Ignavibacteriales bacterium, the following are encoded in one genomic region:
- a CDS encoding phytanoyl-CoA dioxygenase family protein, with amino-acid sequence MGIGKYKSQLASFVVSKHHKMKQWYRDHIDENKGHKLYEEIPPVLDTAQQKVVEDLNKFGISIVSLNELFPDGKWWERLSEETRKFVESGEVSEYVKRFKNKESTEGFAADHYAKKYLYRKYNVDRKNETIKFEDPFLQFGLDQKMLDTVAGYLGRYPKLRMIDLWYNIAVGDEAPTHSQNWHRDGEDTELVKVFLYFNDIDENAGPFTYVPDSHLKGTYGDLWPGETILKHVYGGSYPETKDLEEKFKNEQIKVCTAKAGTLIFCDTYGLHRGGHCKTTDRILGNWVYTTPSSFCENVTPYEKPSDVSSLLEKQKFALSF; translated from the coding sequence ATGGGTATTGGAAAATATAAATCACAGCTGGCAAGTTTTGTGGTTTCAAAGCACCATAAAATGAAACAGTGGTACAGGGATCATATTGACGAGAATAAAGGGCACAAACTTTATGAGGAAATCCCTCCTGTACTCGATACTGCCCAGCAAAAGGTAGTGGAGGATCTAAACAAATTCGGGATTTCAATAGTATCCCTGAACGAACTTTTTCCCGACGGGAAATGGTGGGAAAGGTTATCCGAAGAAACAAGGAAGTTTGTTGAAAGCGGGGAAGTATCCGAATACGTAAAGAGATTCAAGAATAAAGAATCGACGGAAGGGTTTGCCGCTGACCATTATGCAAAGAAATATCTATACAGGAAATACAACGTCGACAGAAAGAATGAAACAATCAAATTCGAAGATCCATTCCTGCAGTTTGGGCTTGATCAAAAAATGCTAGATACGGTCGCAGGTTACCTCGGAAGGTATCCTAAGCTCAGGATGATAGACCTCTGGTACAATATTGCAGTTGGCGATGAAGCCCCTACACATTCTCAAAACTGGCATAGAGACGGTGAGGACACCGAGCTTGTTAAGGTATTTCTGTATTTTAATGACATCGATGAGAATGCAGGACCATTTACATATGTCCCTGATTCGCATTTGAAAGGAACGTACGGGGATTTGTGGCCCGGGGAGACTATATTAAAGCATGTGTATGGAGGATCCTATCCGGAGACGAAAGACCTTGAAGAGAAATTCAAAAACGAGCAGATCAAAGTATGCACGGCAAAAGCCGGTACATTGATATTCTGCGATACATACGGTCTCCATAGGGGCGGACATTGCAAGACAACAGACAGAATATTGGGCAATTGGGTTTATACAACGCCATCGTCGTTTTGTGAAAACGTAACGCCATATGAAAAACCTTCCGATGTTTCTTCACTATTGGAAAAACAAAAATTCGCATTATCATTTTAA
- a CDS encoding NAD-dependent epimerase/dehydratase family protein produces the protein MKKLLVTGANGLIGSEVVSYFCENGWKVFGLDNNMRADFFGPQGDTRWNQKRLEEKYNNFEHKEVDIRDRDLVFKVVEDIKPDAIAHTAAQPSHDLAASRPLDDFDVNAVGTINMLEAVRKYVPDSPFAHMSTNKVYGDAPNEIPLIELETRWDYVDAKYYDGIKEDFRIDQSKHSIFGASKVAGDVMVQEYGRYFGMQTCCLRGGCLTGPNHSGVELHGFLSYLVKVNVTGGTYKVFGYKGKQVRDNIHSYDVTRFIDEFFKNPRSGEVYNLGGGRDNSCSILEAFSITEAITGKKMNYEYVEKNREGDHICYISDLSKMKEHYPEWDITISLQEIFEQIVKAWESDQRS, from the coding sequence TTGAAAAAACTTCTTGTAACGGGAGCCAATGGATTGATCGGCTCCGAAGTAGTAAGCTATTTCTGTGAAAACGGATGGAAAGTCTTTGGATTAGACAATAATATGAGAGCGGATTTTTTTGGTCCGCAGGGTGATACCAGATGGAACCAGAAAAGATTGGAAGAAAAATACAATAATTTCGAGCATAAGGAAGTTGACATACGGGATCGAGACCTCGTTTTTAAGGTTGTTGAAGATATTAAGCCTGATGCGATAGCGCACACCGCAGCCCAGCCCAGCCATGACCTCGCAGCATCCAGACCTCTTGATGATTTCGATGTAAATGCCGTGGGTACAATAAACATGCTAGAGGCGGTTAGAAAGTACGTTCCCGATTCACCGTTCGCGCACATGTCAACAAATAAAGTATATGGAGATGCTCCTAACGAAATACCACTTATAGAGCTGGAGACAAGATGGGACTATGTGGATGCGAAATATTACGATGGTATAAAGGAAGATTTCAGGATAGATCAATCAAAGCATTCTATATTCGGGGCGTCAAAAGTGGCTGGTGATGTCATGGTTCAGGAGTACGGACGGTATTTTGGGATGCAAACATGCTGTCTGCGAGGCGGCTGTCTTACCGGACCCAATCATTCGGGTGTGGAACTTCACGGGTTTTTGAGCTACCTGGTAAAAGTGAACGTAACAGGGGGAACATATAAGGTGTTCGGCTACAAGGGGAAACAGGTACGGGATAACATACATTCATACGACGTTACAAGATTCATTGATGAGTTTTTCAAGAATCCGAGGAGCGGGGAGGTATATAACCTGGGCGGTGGCAGGGATAATTCTTGTTCTATATTAGAGGCGTTTTCAATTACTGAGGCGATAACCGGTAAGAAAATGAACTATGAATATGTGGAAAAGAACAGAGAAGGCGATCATATATGTTATATATCGGATCTTTCAAAGATGAAAGAACATTACCCGGAGTGGGATATAACAATAAGTTTACAGGAAATATTCGAACAAATAGTAAAGGCGTGGGAGAGTGACCAAAGAAGTTAA